From the Deltaproteobacteria bacterium genome, one window contains:
- a CDS encoding radical SAM protein yields the protein MKRPYPAPYWLASDLIGHGFSAEVWDVARAAFGRMLDRDFLEGVHEAMTARRDAFEKQAELSPEDAATYRSLLSMIVRMRLVLENHEEVTRAGSRDELLFRENVPIISILTPLAEDFFFASSARYMEVTASMRTVEGIRELLASPDVVRYRDFIRPMVKEMIERRRPRLVGLSFTFPHHALSVLVLAHEIAAIDPSIHITVGGQMVSYLERHEALQLLHEDVGFHSVTYFIGEDALGAIVRALRDGEPLPELPNVWYRGTPAEGLVRPRYNPPPPRGHLGSYRLPEKDLLGIPPAVRPTVWIPVMQAIGCYWGRCTFCDSRTQNGTNALYSPRAEDELLADIAYYYELGFRRMYIVTDSLPPKPALAIAKGVLERNMQIQWSSFFKIDRRWDVETLSAMARAGYQLPMIGMEHANDRVLKLIDKGYDQAGIVSFFDRVREAGFTPAWMLLILNLPTSTKAENLEVVDFIAKHADRVGWVSYSPFEVVRNTPMSREPAKFGLRLAEDDDPTAFGPRRNTMYVHRYHDDSGMTAAETTEVRQAFDDMIYGYVLKGLYGGLGTVLLGEEAPPLLDGYRFGFSPAAHLATDVVRFTRDGRRSEDESYYLLGTLSTSYEPNEVPADTYEVLRAVGGRELDVPELTQLLRDTLGYEASEEDVVELVRMLVRERYLAYVRSPAGRVCLRGETR from the coding sequence GTGAAACGTCCTTATCCCGCGCCCTATTGGCTTGCGTCGGACCTGATCGGCCACGGGTTTTCGGCGGAGGTGTGGGACGTCGCCCGGGCCGCTTTCGGGCGCATGCTCGACCGTGACTTCCTGGAAGGCGTTCACGAAGCCATGACGGCGCGACGGGACGCGTTCGAGAAGCAAGCCGAGCTCTCGCCCGAGGACGCCGCGACCTACCGCAGCCTGCTCTCGATGATCGTCAGGATGCGGCTGGTGCTCGAGAACCACGAGGAGGTCACGCGCGCGGGGAGCCGCGACGAGCTCCTCTTCCGCGAGAACGTGCCGATCATCTCGATCCTCACGCCGCTCGCCGAGGACTTCTTCTTCGCCTCCTCCGCGCGCTACATGGAGGTGACGGCGAGCATGCGCACCGTCGAGGGAATTCGCGAGCTGCTCGCCAGCCCCGACGTGGTTCGCTACCGCGATTTCATTCGGCCCATGGTCAAGGAGATGATCGAGAGGCGCCGCCCGAGGCTCGTCGGTCTCTCGTTCACCTTCCCGCACCACGCCCTGTCGGTGCTCGTCCTGGCGCACGAAATAGCGGCAATCGATCCCAGCATCCACATCACCGTTGGCGGCCAGATGGTGAGCTACCTGGAGCGCCACGAGGCGCTGCAGCTTCTCCACGAGGACGTCGGGTTTCACTCGGTAACCTACTTCATCGGCGAGGACGCCCTCGGGGCCATCGTTCGCGCCCTTCGCGACGGGGAGCCTCTGCCCGAGCTTCCGAACGTCTGGTATCGCGGCACTCCCGCGGAGGGCCTCGTGCGCCCCCGGTACAACCCGCCGCCACCGCGGGGACACCTCGGCTCGTACCGCTTGCCGGAGAAGGACCTCCTCGGCATCCCGCCGGCCGTGCGCCCGACGGTCTGGATCCCGGTGATGCAGGCGATCGGGTGCTACTGGGGGCGTTGCACCTTCTGCGACTCACGCACCCAGAACGGCACGAACGCGCTCTACTCGCCGCGCGCCGAGGACGAGCTCCTCGCCGACATCGCCTACTACTACGAGCTCGGCTTCCGCCGCATGTATATCGTGACGGATTCCCTGCCGCCGAAGCCCGCTCTCGCGATCGCCAAAGGGGTCCTCGAGCGGAACATGCAGATCCAGTGGTCGAGCTTCTTCAAGATCGATCGCCGCTGGGACGTCGAGACGCTGAGCGCCATGGCGCGGGCGGGCTATCAGCTGCCAATGATCGGCATGGAGCACGCCAACGATCGGGTCCTCAAGCTCATCGACAAGGGGTACGATCAGGCGGGGATCGTGAGTTTCTTCGACCGCGTGCGCGAGGCGGGCTTCACCCCCGCCTGGATGCTGCTCATCCTGAACCTCCCCACGTCGACCAAGGCGGAGAACCTGGAGGTCGTGGATTTCATCGCGAAGCACGCGGATCGCGTGGGCTGGGTCTCGTACTCCCCGTTCGAGGTCGTGCGCAACACGCCCATGTCGCGCGAGCCGGCGAAGTTCGGGCTGCGGCTGGCCGAGGACGACGATCCGACCGCTTTCGGCCCGCGGCGCAACACGATGTACGTTCACCGCTATCACGACGATAGCGGGATGACGGCCGCCGAGACCACCGAGGTGCGGCAGGCCTTCGACGACATGATCTACGGCTACGTGCTGAAGGGCCTCTACGGTGGGCTGGGGACGGTGCTCCTCGGCGAGGAGGCCCCGCCGCTCCTGGATGGTTACCGCTTCGGTTTCTCGCCGGCTGCACACCTGGCGACCGACGTGGTGCGCTTCACCCGCGATGGCCGGCGGAGCGAGGACGAGAGCTATTACCTCCTCGGCACGCTCTCGACTTCCTACGAGCCGAACGAGGTTCCCGCAGATACCTACGAGGTTCTGCGGGCGGTGGGTGGCCGCGAGCTGGACGTGCCGGAACTGACGCAGCTGCTCCGCGACACGCTGGGCTACGAGGCCTCCGAGGAGGACGTGGTCGAGCTCGTGCGCATGCTGGTGCGGGAACGGTATCTGGCCTACGTGCGCTCGCCGGCTGGAAGGGTCTGCCTGCGAGGAGAAACCCGTTAG
- a CDS encoding TonB-dependent receptor plug domain-containing protein codes for MKIAARWGTVALLISSHVVASTAWAEPVSKEKEKKADDTASLVFSASKLPKTLEEAPAIITVYDHQYLSSFGFLTLNDLLSTTPGFDARPASWFDTPATRGLTHTALLLLDGTPLNSHLSNYFPAGLGLDLSNYQRIEVISGPGGVLWGSHSLLGVVNLISRNGADINGVHGRVEFGSFGYQRYGLKAGKRWGDLDAYLGVSFVTERGANVELSGTTARSFAHGGKYQAGTDGTTTNKSDYFFEAIGKVKYKDFTLFGRIPYSRNYFQASEEGGILAYRDNGYRQSDDWAAYLMYSSRFLNGDLGVLAKGYFYRNVLAFDNRLWSAGSPYYRGGYGTFVDGGTALKLGGLAEVNWTFSLRKIVTNTLTGGIDAFRESVSGASISLADANGYYGTLQPFITDAAAFVLSPYVSDEVRLLDRIAISGGLRYNYSDSYAPVALLSGSVVARLFGQNYAKVNVGTGLRPPTMSDRFGRQPLSAPLGQYQRPDDGAAPMRPSTSTAYQFEINSQILRDVGPFRRFFVRGDFAITSVESIFAQLPNLFDPETRYALPKIKRDILSAEARLDATFRGDHAAWVSYAYNQVRLKDVEIEGGLAQVGPQHSVSAGGMLRLWRWLRVMTRATVLNGIRRSVLALDATETARGGTLVQSDAPTVFLLSAGFTIDNLYRDLYVSFVGHNLANQKYSNYAFTNLFAGGVDDGQALNYTQPGISFVFSAGMSVW; via the coding sequence ATGAAGATAGCCGCCAGGTGGGGGACCGTAGCTCTGCTGATCTCTAGCCATGTCGTGGCCTCCACCGCCTGGGCCGAACCCGTCTCCAAGGAAAAGGAAAAGAAGGCCGACGACACCGCTTCTCTCGTGTTCTCCGCGTCGAAGCTGCCGAAGACGCTCGAAGAGGCGCCGGCGATCATCACGGTCTACGACCACCAGTACCTCTCGAGCTTCGGCTTTCTCACGCTCAACGACCTCCTCAGCACGACCCCTGGCTTCGACGCGCGCCCGGCGAGTTGGTTCGACACCCCGGCCACCCGCGGTCTCACGCACACGGCGCTCCTCCTGCTCGACGGCACGCCGCTCAACTCGCACCTCTCGAACTACTTCCCCGCCGGGCTGGGGCTCGACCTGTCGAACTACCAGCGCATCGAGGTGATCAGCGGCCCGGGCGGCGTGCTCTGGGGATCCCACTCGCTTCTCGGCGTCGTGAACCTGATCAGCCGCAACGGCGCCGACATCAACGGGGTACACGGCCGCGTCGAGTTCGGCTCCTTCGGCTACCAGCGCTATGGCCTAAAGGCCGGCAAGCGGTGGGGAGATCTGGACGCCTATCTCGGGGTCAGCTTCGTCACCGAACGAGGCGCGAACGTCGAGCTGAGCGGCACGACCGCCCGCAGCTTCGCCCACGGAGGCAAGTACCAGGCGGGCACGGACGGCACCACGACGAACAAGTCGGACTACTTCTTCGAGGCCATCGGCAAGGTGAAGTACAAGGACTTCACCCTCTTCGGCCGGATCCCCTACTCGCGGAACTACTTTCAGGCGAGCGAGGAGGGGGGCATCCTCGCCTACCGGGATAACGGCTACCGCCAGAGCGACGACTGGGCGGCCTACCTGATGTACTCCAGCCGGTTCCTGAACGGAGACCTCGGCGTTCTGGCCAAGGGCTACTTCTATCGCAACGTGCTGGCCTTCGATAACCGCCTATGGTCCGCGGGGTCGCCCTACTATCGCGGAGGGTACGGCACCTTCGTTGACGGCGGCACGGCGCTCAAGCTCGGCGGCCTGGCCGAGGTCAACTGGACCTTCTCCCTGCGCAAGATCGTCACGAACACCCTGACCGGGGGTATCGACGCCTTTCGCGAGAGCGTCTCGGGCGCCAGCATTTCCCTGGCCGATGCGAACGGCTACTACGGCACCTTGCAGCCCTTCATCACCGACGCGGCCGCCTTCGTGCTGTCGCCCTACGTCTCCGACGAGGTCCGGCTGCTCGACCGCATCGCCATCTCCGGGGGCCTGCGCTACAACTACTCCGACAGCTACGCCCCCGTCGCGCTGCTTTCCGGCAGCGTCGTCGCGCGTCTGTTCGGGCAGAACTACGCGAAGGTCAACGTCGGCACCGGCCTGCGACCGCCCACGATGAGCGACCGCTTCGGGCGCCAACCCCTCTCCGCGCCGCTCGGACAGTACCAGCGGCCCGACGACGGCGCGGCACCGATGCGACCGTCTACCAGCACGGCCTACCAGTTCGAGATCAACTCCCAGATCCTGCGCGACGTGGGCCCCTTCCGCCGCTTCTTCGTGCGCGGCGACTTCGCAATCACCTCGGTGGAGAGCATCTTCGCGCAGCTGCCGAACCTCTTCGATCCCGAGACCCGCTACGCGCTACCCAAGATCAAGCGCGACATCTTGTCGGCGGAGGCGCGCCTGGATGCCACGTTTCGCGGCGACCACGCGGCCTGGGTCTCCTATGCGTATAACCAGGTACGCCTAAAGGACGTGGAGATCGAGGGAGGCCTGGCGCAGGTGGGACCCCAGCACTCCGTTTCGGCCGGCGGAATGCTGCGCCTCTGGCGCTGGCTGCGCGTGATGACCCGCGCCACGGTGCTGAACGGCATCCGGCGCTCCGTGCTCGCTCTCGACGCCACGGAGACGGCGCGCGGCGGGACGCTGGTACAATCCGACGCGCCGACCGTGTTCCTGCTCTCGGCCGGCTTCACCATCGACAACCTGTACCGCGACCTCTACGTCTCCTTCGTCGGCCACAACCTGGCCAACCAGAAGTACAGCAACTACGCCTTCACCAACCTGTTCGCGGGCGGCGTCGACGACGGCCAGGCGCTCAACTACACGCAACCGGGCATCAGCTTCGTCTTCTCGGCCGGCATGTCTGTCTGGTAG
- a CDS encoding NAD(P)-binding protein, with protein MEHYDVVVIGGGPAGLAAAARIVFAEIPDHEPFSVLVLEASDALGGGSRWKPLFMGSSKYFFTKRELGLLIKSCEEEGAVVKRGEEVLGFEVRDPDTFYIKTSRSEYTCTAVVFACGFRRSHAQESELHWQDRALWWVLGDGALIDRLQQLQEERQEEGVAIIGSRHVARLCASWTVPPRDVNVTFIAEPPGADPPNPWVLDASVVDIKDVDERIVLKLRDSRTGKVEEMAVGSLLVDFESYERQGTAMLFAAAQPFVGREGFIEINRRTTTSVPGVFAAGDVTGEPFSIAKALHEGATAGFAAYSYLYGKRHGRKPTLFPYYPEWTH; from the coding sequence ATGGAGCACTACGACGTCGTTGTCATCGGGGGAGGCCCCGCCGGGCTGGCCGCGGCAGCGCGAATCGTCTTTGCTGAGATTCCCGACCACGAGCCTTTCAGCGTGCTGGTTCTCGAGGCGAGCGACGCTCTCGGAGGCGGGTCTCGCTGGAAGCCTCTCTTCATGGGTTCCTCCAAATACTTCTTCACGAAACGCGAGTTAGGACTCCTAATCAAATCCTGCGAGGAGGAGGGAGCCGTCGTCAAGCGGGGAGAGGAAGTCCTGGGCTTTGAGGTACGAGACCCGGATACCTTCTACATCAAGACGTCGCGCTCCGAGTACACCTGCACGGCCGTGGTGTTTGCCTGCGGCTTTCGGCGCTCCCATGCGCAAGAGAGCGAGCTCCACTGGCAAGACCGTGCCCTCTGGTGGGTGCTCGGCGACGGGGCGCTCATTGACAGGTTGCAGCAGCTCCAGGAGGAGCGGCAGGAGGAGGGTGTCGCGATCATCGGTTCGCGGCACGTCGCCCGCCTATGCGCGTCGTGGACGGTGCCGCCGCGTGACGTAAATGTGACCTTCATCGCCGAGCCCCCTGGGGCGGACCCACCAAACCCCTGGGTCCTCGATGCAAGCGTCGTGGACATCAAGGATGTCGACGAACGTATCGTGCTAAAGCTGCGCGATAGCCGCACGGGGAAGGTAGAAGAGATGGCCGTGGGCTCGTTGCTGGTGGATTTCGAATCCTACGAGCGGCAAGGCACCGCAATGCTCTTCGCTGCGGCTCAGCCCTTCGTCGGGCGCGAGGGGTTCATCGAGATCAATCGGCGAACAACGACCTCCGTGCCGGGCGTGTTCGCCGCTGGCGATGTTACGGGGGAACCCTTCTCGATAGCCAAGGCGCTCCACGAGGGTGCCACCGCCGGCTTCGCAGCCTACAGCTATCTCTATGGCAAGAGGCACGGGAGAAAACCCACCCTGTTTCCCTATTATCCAGAATGGACGCACTGA
- a CDS encoding insulinase family protein: protein MTSLHTEDASTPTGGFQLWIRAGCVDDPEGASGTAHALEHLVFYSGEGRNDPALEVERWGGWSNGDTDYDWTRYELFVDSARLLLAASTFCRRIARPGFREEVLVGEKKVIQEEIRMYSATIPHVEAFDKAYALVFRRLGYRNSGLGSPASVRALTLDGLRSYHRRHYVPGNMVAVSVGAFPQEALEKALLAAFPGARRRAPAPLEVPNEPPQRGVRVDLLRSWATEPRLTLAFRTAPFLHPDAPGLELLLRLLSKGSAPLVGQAVVEATGAAPSLTGEHELFRLSGAMRVLVEAGGTKKEVPALVAAALKGVARAQQRLAPHALDDLKRALLIEGLLDRETVARRTYWQGFFETIAGDHRLERSFFEAIVRITPAELQELARRYLRPDRLTLVLQLPRGWVGSATEKQKWLETLRRAAALPAATDGTAPVLPPWATPLPPERAPRARARGSRRPASAGLRWKEVSLPCGARLVTMRRTATPTVALAASFPGGLRFERRGMEGASELLADTLTAGARGVTPRELRRRVQATGSEIATASGGNTLSLQGVFAGSHWRDGLGALLDCALEPTFPAPTVARARLATLQALEYLDDNILGLTATLFSHRFYRVHPYGYDPLGTKESLSRLTRAHLARLHAELYPPSRLNLAVVGNIDPGEVEEVVAARLRKMKRKATPMPLVPQEEPRTAFAWTFDPIATDVVRFFWGFAAPPSTDPHWPSLLLMEKVLGYQSGRLFTEIRERRGLDYSPNIFLSQAIDPAHLAVSISCVPARSLEAIQALTAVLRSAFEEPATKDELAVAKAFVLAADTAQGYETNEAIARFLAINLSCGRTAAWMASLPARIEALTSDGVQGQARRIFDARRSLLVIVGPEEVRSQAAELAAVAATLVP from the coding sequence ATGACGTCCTTGCACACCGAGGACGCCTCGACGCCTACCGGAGGGTTCCAGCTCTGGATTCGCGCCGGCTGCGTTGACGACCCCGAAGGCGCTTCGGGGACCGCGCACGCGCTCGAGCACCTCGTCTTCTATTCGGGGGAGGGGCGAAACGACCCCGCACTGGAGGTCGAGCGCTGGGGGGGCTGGAGCAACGGCGACACGGACTACGACTGGACGCGTTACGAGCTCTTCGTCGACTCGGCGCGGCTGCTCTTGGCCGCGAGCACCTTCTGTCGCCGCATCGCGCGACCCGGCTTCCGCGAAGAGGTGCTGGTCGGCGAGAAGAAGGTCATCCAGGAAGAGATCCGCATGTACAGCGCCACCATCCCCCACGTGGAGGCGTTCGATAAGGCGTACGCGCTGGTCTTCCGGCGCCTCGGCTACCGCAACTCGGGGCTCGGAAGTCCCGCCTCGGTGCGAGCGCTGACGCTGGACGGGCTGCGCAGCTATCACCGACGGCACTACGTGCCCGGCAACATGGTGGCCGTCAGCGTGGGGGCCTTTCCCCAGGAGGCGCTCGAGAAAGCGCTGCTCGCGGCCTTCCCGGGAGCCCGACGACGCGCGCCCGCCCCGCTCGAGGTGCCGAACGAGCCGCCTCAACGTGGGGTGCGAGTGGACCTGCTGCGCTCCTGGGCCACGGAACCGCGCCTGACGCTCGCGTTTCGCACGGCCCCGTTTCTCCACCCGGACGCGCCCGGCCTCGAGCTCCTGCTCCGCCTGCTTTCGAAGGGGAGCGCCCCGCTCGTGGGGCAGGCGGTCGTCGAGGCCACCGGGGCCGCACCCTCGCTGACCGGCGAGCACGAGCTCTTTCGACTGAGCGGAGCGATGCGGGTGCTGGTCGAGGCCGGTGGCACCAAGAAGGAGGTCCCCGCCCTCGTCGCCGCGGCCTTGAAAGGAGTCGCGCGGGCCCAGCAGCGTCTTGCGCCCCACGCGCTCGACGATCTGAAACGCGCGCTGCTCATCGAGGGCCTCCTCGACCGCGAGACGGTGGCGCGTCGGACCTACTGGCAGGGCTTCTTCGAAACCATCGCAGGGGACCATCGCCTCGAGCGCTCCTTCTTCGAGGCCATCGTCCGCATCACGCCCGCCGAGCTCCAGGAGCTCGCCCGACGCTACCTGCGCCCCGATCGCCTGACGCTCGTGCTCCAGCTGCCGCGCGGCTGGGTCGGCTCGGCGACGGAGAAGCAGAAGTGGCTCGAGACGCTCCGTCGCGCAGCCGCTCTCCCTGCCGCGACCGACGGCACCGCGCCGGTGCTCCCCCCCTGGGCCACGCCGCTGCCTCCCGAACGCGCTCCGCGAGCGCGCGCTCGAGGGTCGCGCCGACCGGCGTCAGCGGGGCTGAGGTGGAAGGAGGTGAGCCTCCCTTGCGGCGCGCGCCTGGTCACCATGCGACGCACGGCCACGCCCACGGTCGCCCTCGCGGCCAGCTTCCCGGGCGGCCTGCGCTTCGAACGCCGCGGGATGGAAGGGGCCAGCGAACTCCTCGCCGACACCCTGACCGCCGGCGCACGCGGCGTCACCCCGAGGGAGCTCCGCCGGCGCGTCCAGGCCACGGGGTCGGAGATCGCCACCGCCTCCGGCGGCAACACGCTCTCGCTGCAAGGCGTATTCGCGGGGAGCCATTGGCGCGACGGTCTCGGCGCGCTCCTCGACTGCGCGCTCGAGCCCACCTTCCCCGCTCCCACGGTGGCTCGAGCCCGGCTCGCCACCCTGCAGGCGCTCGAGTACCTCGACGACAACATCCTCGGCCTCACGGCCACGCTCTTCAGCCACCGCTTTTATCGCGTCCACCCGTACGGATACGACCCCCTCGGCACCAAGGAGAGTCTCTCGCGCCTCACCCGCGCCCACCTCGCTCGCCTCCACGCCGAGCTCTATCCGCCCTCGCGCCTCAACCTGGCCGTGGTCGGAAACATCGACCCTGGAGAGGTCGAAGAGGTGGTCGCCGCCCGCCTACGGAAAATGAAGCGCAAGGCCACTCCCATGCCCCTGGTCCCGCAGGAGGAGCCGCGGACGGCCTTCGCGTGGACCTTCGACCCCATCGCGACCGACGTGGTGCGTTTCTTCTGGGGCTTCGCCGCTCCCCCCTCGACGGACCCGCACTGGCCGAGCCTTTTGCTCATGGAGAAGGTGCTCGGCTACCAGTCCGGGCGCCTCTTCACCGAGATCCGCGAGCGCCGCGGCCTGGACTACTCGCCTAACATCTTCCTCTCGCAGGCCATCGACCCGGCGCATCTGGCGGTCTCCATCTCGTGCGTTCCCGCTCGCTCGCTCGAAGCCATCCAGGCCCTGACCGCCGTGCTCCGCTCGGCGTTCGAAGAGCCTGCGACGAAGGACGAGCTCGCCGTGGCCAAGGCCTTCGTCCTGGCCGCAGACACCGCGCAAGGCTACGAGACGAACGAGGCCATCGCCCGCTTCCTCGCCATCAACCTGAGCTGCGGTCGCACCGCCGCTTGGATGGCGTCCCTTCCGGCGCGCATCGAGGCGCTCACCTCCGACGGGGTCCAGGGTCAGGCGCGACGCATCTTCGACGCGCGCCGCTCCCTGCTCGTCATCGTGGGTCCGGAAGAGGTCCGGTCGCAGGCCGCGGAGCTGGCCGCCGTGGCGGCGACGCTCGTTCCCTGA